One part of the Clostridiaceae bacterium genome encodes these proteins:
- the alr gene encoding alanine racemase codes for MDAAKRVCAEINLNNLKHNISEIRKILDKNVMIMGVVKADAYGHGAVEISKTLVSNGVQRLAVATVDEAITLRENNINVPVLVFGSITEEDVHKVFDYDLTPIIFNVNHGELISSAAVKYGKNIKVHIKVDTGMGRLGFFPDSYGVKQVVDVARLPRLELEGIMTHFSCADDEKPDYTLLQFTFFMEMCENLKKQGVEFEIRHAANSAATLKYKDMHLNMIRPGLIIYGIYPEHTKEYTSVDLKPVMTLKSKLVSIKQFPKDSFISYGRAYRISRDHSIIGVVSAGYADGYWRALSDKGHVLIGGKTVPIAGRICMDYFMVDLTDVSDCVYEGQEVILMGKSGSKEITADMIGNLCGTISYEVVCRIGKRVERVYVN; via the coding sequence TTGGATGCTGCTAAAAGAGTTTGTGCGGAAATTAATTTGAACAATTTAAAACACAATATATCAGAGATAAGAAAAATTTTAGATAAAAATGTTATGATTATGGGTGTGGTTAAGGCTGATGCCTATGGCCATGGAGCTGTTGAAATATCAAAAACTCTTGTATCAAATGGCGTGCAAAGGCTGGCTGTGGCCACTGTAGATGAAGCAATAACTCTGAGGGAAAATAATATAAATGTTCCTGTGTTAGTTTTTGGTTCCATAACAGAAGAGGATGTTCATAAGGTTTTTGATTATGATTTAACTCCTATAATATTTAATGTTAATCATGGAGAACTTATTTCATCTGCAGCGGTTAAATACGGGAAAAACATAAAGGTACATATTAAGGTTGACACCGGCATGGGCAGACTTGGTTTTTTCCCCGATTCTTATGGAGTAAAACAGGTAGTGGATGTTGCACGGCTTCCAAGATTAGAACTTGAAGGGATTATGACACACTTTTCTTGTGCGGATGACGAAAAACCAGATTATACACTTCTTCAATTTACATTTTTTATGGAAATGTGCGAAAATCTTAAGAAACAAGGTGTTGAATTTGAGATACGTCATGCGGCAAATAGTGCGGCAACTTTAAAATATAAGGATATGCATTTAAATATGATCAGACCCGGATTAATAATATACGGGATATATCCTGAGCATACCAAAGAATATACTTCCGTTGATCTTAAACCTGTAATGACCTTAAAATCAAAACTGGTTTCCATAAAACAATTCCCAAAAGATTCTTTCATCAGCTACGGAAGAGCTTATAGAATAAGCAGGGATCACAGTATTATTGGAGTAGTTTCAGCAGGATATGCAGACGGATATTGGAGAGCACTGTCAGATAAAGGTCATGTATTGATAGGTGGAAAAACTGTACCCATTGCAGGAAGAATATGCATGGATTATTTTATGGTTGATCTAACAGATGTATCGGATTGTGTATATGAAGGACAAGAAGTAATTCTCATGGGAAAAAGCGGAAGCAAGGAAATAACAGCAGATATGATCGGAAACCTTTGCGGAACAATCAGCTATGAGGTTGTGTGCAGAATTGGAAAGAGAGTAGAAAGAGTTTATGTGAATTAA